From the genome of Nicotiana sylvestris chromosome 2, ASM39365v2, whole genome shotgun sequence, one region includes:
- the LOC104235902 gene encoding phospholipase D delta, giving the protein MAENSSTEDLICLHGDLELHIVQARHLPNMDLTSERLRRCFTACDVCRNPPTDSTAADHDGDYDVPNVKKNPDQKIHHRRIITSDPYVTVSAPHTALARTRVLPNSQNPVWDEHFHIPLAHPIDCLEFRVKDDDVFGAQVMGKVRIPAEKIATGEIISGWFSVIGASGKPPKPNTALQLWMKFVPYDTNPLYKQGIASDPQHLGVRNTYFPLRKGSSVKLYQDAHISNSFKLPEIELENNRVYENNRCWEDICYAISEAHHLVYIVGWSVFHKIKLIREPTRPLPRGGDLTLGELLKYKSQEGVRVLLLVWDDKTSHDKFFINTAGVMGTHDEETKKFFKHSSVICVLSPRYASSKLSIIKQQVVGTMFTHHQKCVLVDTQASGNNRKVTAFLGGLDLCDGRYDTPEHRLFRDLDTVFKDDFHQPTFPPGTKAPRQPWHDLHCRIDGPAVYDVLINFAQRWRKATKWREFKLFKKTMSHWHDDAMIKIERISWILSPAFAVLREGTEIPGDDPKLHVYGEGHSENWHAQIFRSIDSGSVQGFPKRIDVAQAQNLVCSKNLIVDKSIEAAYIQAIRSAQHFIYIENQYFLGSSYAWESYKDAGADHLIPMELALKITSKIRARERFCVYVVMPMWPEGDPKSITMQEILFWQSQTVQMMYQVIATELKSMQLLDSHPLDYLNFYCLGNREEIPSSISQPSGNGDKVSDSYKFQRFMIYVHAKGMIVDDEYVIVGSANINQRSLAGSKDTEIAMGAYQPHHTWAENQRHPRGQIYGYRMSLWAEHLGRIEECFEEPEALTCVRRVNEVAEDNWKRFAAESFTPLQGHLLKYPMQVDADGKVGPLPGCECFPDVGGKILGNHAPTIPDVLTT; this is encoded by the exons atGGCGGAAAATTCATCTACAGAAGACTTAATCTGTTTACATGGAGATTTGGAGCTTCACATCGTTCAAGCGCGTCATTTACCCAACATGGACTTAACTTCCGAGCGTCTTCGCCGTTGCTTCACCGCCTGTGATGTCTGCCGGAATCCTCCGACTGACTCCACCGCCGCCGACCACGACGGAGACTATGACGTTCCCAATGTAAAGAAAAACCCCGATCAAAAAATCCATCACCGGAGAATAATCACTAGCGACCCTTACGTCACTGTATCGGCACCTCACACTGCCCTCGCCCGTACACGTGTCTTACCCAACTCCCAAAACCCTGTTTGGGATGAACATTTTCATATCCCTTTAGCACACCCTATCGACTGCTTAGAATTTCGCGTTAAAGACGATGACGTTTTCGGTGCTCAAGTTATGGGTAAGGTTAGAATTCCGGCCGAAAAAATCGCCACCGGTGAGATTATTTCCGGCTGGTTTTCCGTTATTGGCGCTTCAGGAAAACCTCCTAAACCTAACACGGCTCTTCAGCTATGGATGAAATTCGTTCCATATGATACAAACCCATTGTACAAGCAAGGTATTGCTTCAGATCCTCAACATTTAGGTGTAAGGAATACGTATTTTCCGTTGAGGAAAGGGAGCTCAGTGAAGCTGtaccaagatgctcatataagcAATAGTTTTAAGCTACCGGAAATTGAGTTGGAAAATAATAGAGTGTATGAAAACAATAGATGTTGGGAAGATATATGCTATGCAATTTCAGAGGCCCATCACTTGGTTTACATAGTTGGGTGGTCTGTTTTTCACAAGATCAAATTGATTCGAGAGCCCACTAGGCCATTGCCGCGTGGCGGTGACTTGACACTTGGTGAATTGCTTAAATATAAGTCCCAAGAAGGGGTGCGCGTTCTGTTATTAGTTTGGGATGATAAAACTTCCCATGATAAGTTCTTTATTAACACG GCGGGAGTAATGGGAACTCACGATGAGGAGACCAAGAAGTTCTTTAAGCATTCCTCTGTGATATGTGTTTTGTCGCCACGTTATGCTAGCAGTAAACTCAGCATTATCAAGCAACAG GTAGTGGGAACCATGTTTACGCACCATCAGAAGTGCGTACTGGTAGATACACAGGCATCCGGTAATAATAGGAAAGTTACAGCATTCTTAGGAGGTCTTGATCTCTGCGATGGTCGATATGATACACCCGAACATCGCCTATTCCGTGATCTTGACACTGTATTTAAAGATGATTTTCATCAGCCTACATTTCCT CCAGGGACCAAGGCTCCGAGGCAACCATGGCATGATTTGCATTGCAGAATTGACGGACCTGCTGTATATGATGTGCTTATAAACTTTGCTCAGCGATGGAGGAAAGCAACAAAATGGAGGGAATTCAAGTTGTTTAAGAAAACAATGTCCCATTGGCACGATGATGCTATGATAAAAATTGAGCGTATCTCATGGATTCTAAGCCCTGCTTTTGCTGTTTTAAGGGAGGGTACTGAAATTCCAGGGGATGATCCCAAACTACATGTATATGGAGAAGGTCACTCAGAAAATTGGCATGCACAG ATCTTCCGCTCCATCGATTCTGGTTCAGTGCAGGGTTTCCCCAAGAGAATTGATGTCGCGCAGGCACAG AACCTTGTCTGCTCAAAAAATTTGATAGTAGATAAAAGCATTGAAGCAGCATATATTCAGGCGATAAGATCCGCTCAGCATTTCATATATATTGAAAATCAGTATTTTCTTGGATCGTCATATGCTTGGGAATCGTACAAAGATGCAG GAGCGGATCATCTGATACCAATGGAATTGGCACTTAAAATCACTAGTAAAATTAGAGCGAGGGAAAGGTTTTGTGTATATGTTGTCATGCCCATGTGGCCCGAAGGCGATCCTAAGTCAATCACTATGCAGGAAATTCTCTTCTGGCAG AGCCAGACAGTACAGATGATGTATCAAGTTATTGCAACAGAGCTCAAGTCGATGCAGCTCTTGGACTCACATCCTTTAGACTATTTAAATTTCTACTGTCTTGGTAACCGTGAAGAGATTCCAAGCTCTATCTCTCAACCTTCTGGTAATGGTGATAAG GTCTCAGACTCATATAAGTTTCAGCGATTCATGATATATGTTCATGCCAAAGGAATGATAGTGGATGATGAATATGTTATTGTGGGCTCTGCCAACATAAATCAACGTTCTTTAGCTGGGTCAAAGGACACAGAGATAGCTATGGGTGCCTACCAGCCTCATCACACTTGGGCAGAAAATCAAAGGCATCCACGGGGACAG ATTTATGGATACAGAATGTCCCTGTGGGCAGAGCACCTTGGAAGGATAGAAGAATGTTTTGAGGAACCAGAGGCGTTAACATGTGTGAGGAGGGTAAATGAGGTTGCTGAAGATAACTGGAAGAGATTCGCAGCTGAAAGTTTTACTCCATTGCAAGGACATCTACTGAAGTATCCCATGCAAGTCGATGCGGATGGAAAAGTAGGTCCATTGCCTGGATGTGAATGTTTCCCGGATGTTGGGGGTAAAATACTGGGGAATCATGCCCCTACTATCCCAGATGTTTTGACAACATAA